The Breoghania sp. L-A4 sequence CGCTGCCGGTGCTGGCTTCGGAAAACGGAGCCGAGCCGCTGGGGGATGCGGCGAGCGCGCTGCCGCGTCTGGCTGCGCCCCTTCCAAAGCCTGCCGCCGGGCCATCGGAGGCCGCATCCGCCGCAGCGCCTTCCGGCCCGATGACCGAGGCGAAGGAGCTGTTTTCCACCGCCATGCTCGACGGTGAGCGCGCACGCACGGCCATGGCCGGCATGCCGCCCTCGGAGCGGGTGGATGTGTTGTGCATGACGGAGTTGCGCGCCCAGTTGAACGCCGCCGATCCGCCGCGCCCGCCTGAGCTTCTGCCGTCGTTCCGCGTGCAGCCGGGCACCGTGCTGGAACCGCGCAACGCCGCGTTCCGCAGCCGTGGCTTGTGGTACGAGCTGGCGTTTCGCTGCGAGACTGACGCCGGCGCCACCCGGGTTGTGAAGTTCAGCCACCGGATCGGCGCCGCGATACCGCGCACCGAATGGCGGCAACGGGGCTTTCCGAGTTTTTAGGCCGCACATCGCTGCCCCGGGGCCGCGCCGTTCGCCGCGGCCCGAGCACCGTGTTCACTGCGTCGCGGGTGTGCGCTATTGTCGCGGCATGGATATTTGAACCGATTCGAAATGAGGTACGTCGATGACATTCCTGCAGCCGTTTTCCCCTTATCTTCTCAGCGCACTGCGGATCGTGTCCGGACTGGTGTTCCTGCAGCACGGCACGACGAAATATCTGAGCATTCCGGCGACGCAGATGTCGGGGATTTCGCCGACGACCATGCCGGGCGCCGCGGGCGTGGTTGAGCTGGTCTGCGGCGCGCTGATTGTCGTGGGACTCTTTTCCCGCCCGGCGGCGTTTCTCGCCAGCGGCACCATGGCGGTGGCCTATTTCATGGCGCACGCGCCGCAGAATTTCTATCCGATCCTCAATGGCGGCGAGCTTGCCATCATGTACTGCTTCGCCTTCCTGTACATCGCCGCTGCCGGCCCGGGCCCCCTCAGCGTCGATCGGATTCTCGGCAAGGCCTAGTCCTGCCGGTATTGGGCGACGCCAGAGACATTGAATCAGGCCGGGGCATCGCCCCGGCTTGATTCTAGTACTGTCAATCAGTACGATTTCGCCATGATCAAGAGTTTCGCGGACAAGGAAACCCGGCGGGTTTTCGAGCGGCGGCGCTCCCGTCGTTTGCCGGAAAATATTCAGCGGCGGGCGCAGATAAAACTCGCACAGATCAACGCGGCGACTGTTCTCGACGATTTGCGCGTGCCGCCGAGCAACCATCTGGAAAGCCTCAAGGGCAGCCGCGCCGGGCAACATTCGATCCGCATCAACGTGCAATGGCGGATTTGCTTCCAGTGGCGCGACGGTCACGCCTGCGACGTCGAAATCGTCGACTATCATTAGGAGAGGATCATGAGCGACGATCGATTTGCACCGATCCACCCAGGCGAAATCCTGCGTGAGGAGTATCTTCCGGAATTCGGCTTGACGGCCTACGGCCTTGCGAAGGCCCTGCACGTTCCGCGCGACCGTATTGAAGCGCTGGTGCGGGAAAGGCGCGGCATCACCGCGGACACGGCGCTGCGTCTCGGCCGCTTCTTTGGTCAGACGCCTGACTTCTGGCTCAACCTGCAGACGCAGTACGACCTCGAGGTCGCGCGGTTGAAGCTTGGCGCGGATCTTGAGGGGATCGCGCCGCTTCGCGTCGCCTAGAGCAAATCCAGGATAAGTGGATACCGGTTATCCGTCCGAATTTGCGCCAAAACAAAGACTTAGAGCAAAGATCCGATTCTGTAAGAAACGGATCTGCTCTAGAATCACTGCCAGGAGGATCTCGCACTGCGACTTGACTCTCGTCAAAATAACCATAAAACTAGTGATATGGAAAAGAAGCAGATCAACCTTGATATCGAGGAAGCGGCGCAGGGCTTTGCGGCGATCGGCTCGGAGGCGCGGCTTGTCGTGCTGCTGACGCTGGTGAAAGCGGGCCGCGCCGGGCTGTCGGTGGGCGATATCCAGACGCGCACGGGCATGGCCGCCTCCACGCTGGCGCATCACTTGCGGTTTCTCACCTCCGCCGGGCTGATCCGCCAGGAAAAGGCGGGCCGCACGGTGATGAACCACGCGGCCTACGGCCATCTGGAGGCATTGGCCGGCTACATCCTGAAGGAATGCTGCGCAGACGAGCCGTGCCGGAGCAGCGATGCCCGGCGGGCGGAGGAAGTCGAATGACGGACGTTGAAATCACCTCAGCCAATGCCGGCTGCTGCAGCACGCCGAGCGGCGCTGTCTGCTGCGCGCCCGAAACGCGGACGTTCCCGTGGAAGCGGATCTTTCTGACGCCGTGGACGCTCGTTGTCGCGGCGCCCTTCGTGGTGCTGCTGGCCGATCCCGGCCGCTTCACGCAGATCGTCACCTTTGCCGCCACGGCGTTTGCGGGAACCGCGCCCTACATCGCCGTGGCCGTGCTGCTGATCGCCTGGCTGAAGGCGGCGGGCGCGGAGGCCACCATCGGCCGCGCCTTCGAGGGGCGCGAAACCCAGGCGATCGTGCTCGCCGCCCTGTTCGGCGGGCTGGCCCCGTTCTGCTCCTGCGAGGTCATCCCCTTCATCGCCGGGCTTCTGGCCGTCGGCGCGCCGCTGTCGGCGATCATGGCGTTCTGGCTGTCCTCGCCGCTGATCGATCCGCCGACGGTGCTGATCACCGCCGCCGCGCTCGGCTGGCCGTTCGCCATCGGCAAGATGGTGCTCGCCGTCGGCATGGGGTTGTTCGGCGGCGTCGCCGTGAAACTCATGCTGGCCGGCGGGCTCCTGGGCAATCCGGTGAAGGCGGTGAGCGCGGGCGGTTGCGGGTGCCGGCCCTCTCCGTTCAAGGGCAAGCCCGTTTGGCGCTTCTGGCCGCAGGCCGAGCGCAACGCCGTGTTCCGCACGGAACTGCGCACCAATGCCCTGTTTCTCGTCAAATGGCTGGCGCTGGCCTATGTGCTGGAGGCCTTGCTGGTCACCTATGTGCCCGCCGATCTGATCGCGGGAGCCGTGGGCGGCGAAGGACTGCTGCCGATCGTCATCGCCGCCTTTGTCGGCATGCCGGCCTATCTCAACAGCTACGTGGCACCGCCTCTGGTCGCGGGCCTCATGGAGCAGGGCATGACCGCCGGCGCGGGCATGGCATTCATGATCGGCGGCGCGGTGAGCTCGATTCCCGCAATGGCCGGCGTGTGGTCGCTGGTCCGCCGTCCCGTCTTCTTCACTTATATCGGCCTTGGCCTGCTGGGCGCCATGCTCTCGGGCGTGATCTTCCAGCTCGTTGTTTGATCGGAACTCTCATGAACGCACCTGTCTCCGCCATTGCGTCTGTTGAGTCCACGGTGCAGGTCTCGGTAGAGATCGCGCCGACCGGGCGGACAGGCGCCCGGCTGCTCGCTCCGGTGGGCATTCCCACGCCGCACCAGACGCCCCTGCGGTTCTCGGTGGAGGGCGGCGCATGGAGTCTGACCGGTGAACGCCATACCGGGCAGATGGCGGCCCTGGTCACGCCATCCGACCCTGCGCTGCCAATGACGCTGCGCTACGAATATGCTGCTGGCGGCTCCGGCTATCCCGAGGCGCTGTTCGTGCCCATCGGCAGCCGCCACACGCGTCCGGCGGACGCGCTGGTGACCGACGCCTTGCGGATCGCCGATGCCGCGGCGGACGGTCATGCGGCCATCGCGACCATCGTCGCGGATGTCGCGCGAAAATTCATCTATGGCCATCCCGAGACGCGGTTCTACGAGGGGCGCGACGCCATTCCGCATCTCGCCTGCGGGCTGACCGAGGGTTCATGCGTCGACATCAACACCTATCTGATCGCCTGCCTGCGCGCGGCCGGCTTCGATGCGGGTTACGTCACGGGGTACTTCTTCCCGCGCGAGAAGAACGGCTGCTGTGACGACATGCACTGCTGGGTGATGAGCCGGCACAACGGCGTGGTTCTGGAATGGGACATTGCGCATCATCTGAAGATGGGCGCACAGGACATTTGCTGCGGGCTTAACCCGAAACCCGGTTCCCGGGTGGCGCTGGCCCATTCCATGGGACTGGATTTCCCCGAATTGGGCCTGCGTGAGCTGAAATTGCTGGCGGAGCCGGTGTGGATTGACGCGGCCGCGGCCGTCGGGAAGACGGCGGTCGTCATTTCGATGACCGAAGGCGGCATTGATCCTTAAGGGCCGGTGTACCGCTTTTGCCGGGGCCCGCGCGCGCGCATACTGCGGTCATGTCGGGAAAACCGCGAATCACCATCACCTATTGCCGTCAGTGCAACTGGCTGCTGCGCGCCGCCTGGCTGGCGCAGGAGCTTCTGTCGAGCTTTTCCGAGGAGATCGGCGAGGTGGCGCTGGTGCCGGGCACGGGCGGACATTTCGAGATCACCTGCGATGGCACGCGGATCTGGGAGCGGACCGCCGACGGCGGTTTCCCGGCGGCCAAGGTGCTCAAGCAACGGCTGCGCGACCTCATCGCCCCCGGGCGTGACCTGGGCCACGCGGATCGCCCGGACTGATCATCGCGCGCCGTTCCGCATTCCCCGGTCACTGAGCCGTTGATCGTGGCGGCACGTGCGCAATCGCCACGATGGCGCCCGCCCGCCCGCTTCTGTATTGAAACGCGGACCGACACTTCATCCCTTTGGCAGTTCCTTTCAACGGTGCCCGTGCCGCATGACACGCTCGAC is a genomic window containing:
- a CDS encoding DUF930 domain-containing protein; the protein is MLKPVVEFGETDSGSEVAPDGDAAEAGEQTEPDETEAEQPEPELAELEQAEPEQVEPEAPEAAAAPETAEAEPADPLEAPEPEASDTELPELEAAGTEFPEPDLPPSEVAMSLPVLASENGAEPLGDAASALPRLAAPLPKPAAGPSEAASAAAPSGPMTEAKELFSTAMLDGERARTAMAGMPPSERVDVLCMTELRAQLNAADPPRPPELLPSFRVQPGTVLEPRNAAFRSRGLWYELAFRCETDAGATRVVKFSHRIGAAIPRTEWRQRGFPSF
- a CDS encoding DoxX family protein, which codes for MTFLQPFSPYLLSALRIVSGLVFLQHGTTKYLSIPATQMSGISPTTMPGAAGVVELVCGALIVVGLFSRPAAFLASGTMAVAYFMAHAPQNFYPILNGGELAIMYCFAFLYIAAAGPGPLSVDRILGKA
- a CDS encoding type II toxin-antitoxin system RelE/ParE family toxin, whose protein sequence is MIKSFADKETRRVFERRRSRRLPENIQRRAQIKLAQINAATVLDDLRVPPSNHLESLKGSRAGQHSIRINVQWRICFQWRDGHACDVEIVDYH
- a CDS encoding HigA family addiction module antitoxin, with amino-acid sequence MSDDRFAPIHPGEILREEYLPEFGLTAYGLAKALHVPRDRIEALVRERRGITADTALRLGRFFGQTPDFWLNLQTQYDLEVARLKLGADLEGIAPLRVA
- a CDS encoding metalloregulator ArsR/SmtB family transcription factor is translated as MEKKQINLDIEEAAQGFAAIGSEARLVVLLTLVKAGRAGLSVGDIQTRTGMAASTLAHHLRFLTSAGLIRQEKAGRTVMNHAAYGHLEALAGYILKECCADEPCRSSDARRAEEVE
- a CDS encoding permease; its protein translation is MTDVEITSANAGCCSTPSGAVCCAPETRTFPWKRIFLTPWTLVVAAPFVVLLADPGRFTQIVTFAATAFAGTAPYIAVAVLLIAWLKAAGAEATIGRAFEGRETQAIVLAALFGGLAPFCSCEVIPFIAGLLAVGAPLSAIMAFWLSSPLIDPPTVLITAAALGWPFAIGKMVLAVGMGLFGGVAVKLMLAGGLLGNPVKAVSAGGCGCRPSPFKGKPVWRFWPQAERNAVFRTELRTNALFLVKWLALAYVLEALLVTYVPADLIAGAVGGEGLLPIVIAAFVGMPAYLNSYVAPPLVAGLMEQGMTAGAGMAFMIGGAVSSIPAMAGVWSLVRRPVFFTYIGLGLLGAMLSGVIFQLVV
- a CDS encoding transglutaminase-like domain-containing protein → MNAPVSAIASVESTVQVSVEIAPTGRTGARLLAPVGIPTPHQTPLRFSVEGGAWSLTGERHTGQMAALVTPSDPALPMTLRYEYAAGGSGYPEALFVPIGSRHTRPADALVTDALRIADAAADGHAAIATIVADVARKFIYGHPETRFYEGRDAIPHLACGLTEGSCVDINTYLIACLRAAGFDAGYVTGYFFPREKNGCCDDMHCWVMSRHNGVVLEWDIAHHLKMGAQDICCGLNPKPGSRVALAHSMGLDFPELGLRELKLLAEPVWIDAAAAVGKTAVVISMTEGGIDP
- a CDS encoding SelT/SelW/SelH family protein, which gives rise to MSGKPRITITYCRQCNWLLRAAWLAQELLSSFSEEIGEVALVPGTGGHFEITCDGTRIWERTADGGFPAAKVLKQRLRDLIAPGRDLGHADRPD